The sequence below is a genomic window from Anaerosporomusa subterranea.
GAGTAATGCCAGCCGCCTTTAATTCTTTCACATGACTTGTCTCAAGCGTCCCGAGAGAGCAACAGCGATTAAGCGATGTCTCACGGCCAATACGCTCGATTGCGGACAGAATCTTCGGAAAGTCAGGGTCGCTTTTCATGCCGCAGCCGGCGGTTACAATGCAAAATCGGTAGGCCCCTTCGATCTCAGCCTTTTTGGCTGCAGCTACAATCTCTTCTTCACTCATTAGGGAATAAACAGTTAATTTCACTTCCTTGTGATGAGCTGATTGGGCGCAGAACTTGCAATTTTCGGAGCAATTGCCGGAACGGGCATTGACAATTTCGCAAGTATCGACTTCTTTACCTGTAAACTCATCTCGTACCTTATTGGCAATACCTAAAAGAATCGGGATATCGTTCTCCTTGATCTGGGTTAGGGCCAGTGCTTCGTCGAACGTGACAGCGCCGCCGTTTAACACTTTGTTTCCAATTTCGCAAAGGAATGTAAGACTCATTTTAATACCTCCTAAAGTTGATTGCTTTTTCTCCGGTTTTATTCCGGTGTCATGCCGGCGTCTTTTGCCATGACGAAATCCATGGCAGCATCTCGACCGGTGAAGGTAAGATAATTGCCGACTATCAGTCCATTCGCTCCCGCAAGAAGTGCGGCGCCCTGCATGTCTCGGAGATTGATCTCGCGGCCTCCGGCGGGGCGGATCACTTTATCCGGTAAAATGAACCGGAATAGGGCGAATGTCAAAATTATCTCAAGTGGGTTTGGTGGGCAGACCTTTTCAAGGGCGGTGCCGCGGATGGGATTGAGTATGTTGAGGGGAATGGAGCGGACGTCATGCTCTTTTAATGTGAAAGCCATAGAAATACGGTCTTGCCATGATTCTCCCATGCCGATAATTCCACCTGTACATAATTCCATACCAGCGGCTTTAGCGGCTCGAAGTGTCGCGACCCGTTCGCTGAATGGGTGGGTCGAGCAGATGCTCGGATAAAAGCGCTCGCTTGTTTCGATGTTGTGGGCGTAACGTTTCACACCAACGCTTGCCAGGGCCTGTGCTTGCTGAAGGGTTATTGTTCCAAGGTTGGCGCAAACGCTCAGTCGTGTTTTCTTTTGTATCACCTGTATTGCTTCGATGATACTGGAAAAAGTGGGGCTAGACTCCATTCCCTTGCCGCTGGTTACAATGCTTACGCGTTTGGCACCAAGTGCTTCTGCGTCTCTGGCTTTCTCCAATAGCTGGCTTGCATCCAGCAAGTCGTAAGAAGAGATGTTTGTATTGTGGAAAACAGATTGTGCGCAAAACTTGCAGTCTTCGGTACACAGACCTGATCGTGCGTTAATGACTCCGCACATATCGATCCGATTTCCTGCAAAATGCTCCCTAATCTTGTTGGCGTAAGCTGCGACCAGCATAATGTCATGCTGGGGGATTCCGATTAATGTTAACGCTTCGTCATATGTAACAGAATGGCCGCGTAGCACTTTTTCTCCTAAATGGACAACGAAAGAATCTGTCATAGAAAGCCTCCAATGGTAAACGTTCATTAGTGATTAGGTTAACAAAAAACAGAAAAGAATGGTTAACCACAAAAAATAATGAGGTTAACTAATGCCAGTATAATACAAGTTGATTTTCTTGTAAATATAAAGTTGTCGACATACAAAGTTGTTGACACACCAAGGTATAAAACAATATTGGCGTTAAGGAAGTACCTGCGATAATATATTTATCGCAGGTATTGACAAGTGTTATATCAAGATGCTAATATGTAAAGCAATTGAATAACTAGTATATAACTCTTATCAAGAGTGGTCGAGGGACTGGCCCGATGACACCCGGCAACCGGCAGCAATGCAGTGGTGCTAAATCCAGCAGAACGTTGTTCTGGAAGATAAGAGGGAAGTGGAATAAGAACCTCTTTCCTCGGAAAGGGGTTCTTCGTTTTTTAAAGTATCATAGAAGGGAGAAATCAAGATGCCAATTAAACCTACTTGCGTCTCCCAAGATGCATTGACCATTATTGTCGACTCGATCCGGTCCGTTTCTCATGGCACAGTCGCGTTAATCGTACAGGATGGGCGTTTGTTGCAGATCGAGAGGACTGATAAGATTCGTTTGGATTCTTTTAGAAAGTCCAATCCTGGTGTAAATCGGTCTGCCGATATCGGGCGAATTGCCCATGAGAATATTCTGGATGACCGGCAAATCGCGCGTCTCCGCTGCAGAGTTGCTGAGCAACTGAAGGATTTAGCTTTCGGGCAAATTATCCTGATTATCAAAGATAATCTGTTGGTTCAAATAGAAAGGATTGAGAAACAGCGATTGGCGGGATTGGAGGGGATATATGGGGACGGTATTTAGGCGCTCAACCACTGGAATGGCCGATCAGAAAACTGAAGGCTAGAGGAGACTCATGGTTGCCACTTACTAAAAACATGGAGGATGATTATTATGGCATTACCTGAAACTTTACGTTTTGATTCTCTAGCTGTCCATGCAGGGCAGAAGCCTGACCCCACTACTGGCTCACGGGCTGTTCCAATCTATCAAACAACCGCATATAATTTCCGCGACAGCGAGCACGCGGCAAATTTGTTTGCACTCGCTGAGCCTGGCAATATTTATACCCGGATCATGAATCCGACAACCGATGTATTTGAAAAACGCGTTGCTGCTCTTGAGGGCGGGGTTGGTGCGCTGGCCTTTGCGTCCGGACATGCGGCGATCAGCGCGGCCATCTTTAATATCGCTAAGGCGGGTGATGAGATTGTCAGTTCAACCACTCTTTATGGCGGAACTTACAACATGTTTACTTACACCCTGCCGCAACTGGGTATCAAGGTGAAACTGGTTGACTCCAGCGATCCCGAGAATTTCCGCAAAGCGATCACAGAAAAAACCAAAGCTGTATATGCGGAAGTGATCGGTAATCCAAAGATTGATGTTCTTGATATCGAAAAAGTGGCTAACATTGCCCATGAAAACGGCATTCCGTTGATTGTTGACAGTACCTTTGCCACTCCGTACCTCTGCCGGCCGATTGAGTTTGGCGCTGATATCGTTATCCACTCGGCGACAAAATTCATCGGCGGTCATGGCACCTCCATGGGTGGTATCGTAGTCGACGGTGGCAAGTTTAACTGGGCAAACGGCAAGTTCCCTCTGCTCAGCGAACCAGACCCCAGCTACCACGACCTGCGTTACACTGAAGCAGTTGGGCCATTAGCCTTTATCATTCGTTTGCGTACACAAGTTTTGCGTGATCTCGGAGCCTGCCTGAGTCCGTTCAATAGCTTCCAATTCCTAATCGGCCTGGAGACGTTGCATCTCCGGTTACAGCGCCACACTGAAAATGCTCAGAAAATCGCCGA
It includes:
- the bioB gene encoding biotin synthase BioB translates to MSLTFLCEIGNKVLNGGAVTFDEALALTQIKENDIPILLGIANKVRDEFTGKEVDTCEIVNARSGNCSENCKFCAQSAHHKEVKLTVYSLMSEEEIVAAAKKAEIEGAYRFCIVTAGCGMKSDPDFPKILSAIERIGRETSLNRCCSLGTLETSHVKELKAAGITRYHHNLETSRSYFQEICTTHTYDERVQTIKRIKAAGLQACSGCIIGMGESWRQRIELAFELKELDVDSIPINVLNAIEGTALEDQPRLNPMEILQTFAIFRLILPTKIIRYAGGREHNLGELTPLGFLAGINGMLMGNYLTTHGRQAADDLKTVRGLGLTPLQSS
- the bioB gene encoding biotin synthase BioB, with protein sequence MTDSFVVHLGEKVLRGHSVTYDEALTLIGIPQHDIMLVAAYANKIREHFAGNRIDMCGVINARSGLCTEDCKFCAQSVFHNTNISSYDLLDASQLLEKARDAEALGAKRVSIVTSGKGMESSPTFSSIIEAIQVIQKKTRLSVCANLGTITLQQAQALASVGVKRYAHNIETSERFYPSICSTHPFSERVATLRAAKAAGMELCTGGIIGMGESWQDRISMAFTLKEHDVRSIPLNILNPIRGTALEKVCPPNPLEIILTFALFRFILPDKVIRPAGGREINLRDMQGAALLAGANGLIVGNYLTFTGRDAAMDFVMAKDAGMTPE
- a CDS encoding YezD family protein, translating into MPIKPTCVSQDALTIIVDSIRSVSHGTVALIVQDGRLLQIERTDKIRLDSFRKSNPGVNRSADIGRIAHENILDDRQIARLRCRVAEQLKDLAFGQIILIIKDNLLVQIERIEKQRLAGLEGIYGDGI
- a CDS encoding homocysteine synthase, with protein sequence MALPETLRFDSLAVHAGQKPDPTTGSRAVPIYQTTAYNFRDSEHAANLFALAEPGNIYTRIMNPTTDVFEKRVAALEGGVGALAFASGHAAISAAIFNIAKAGDEIVSSTTLYGGTYNMFTYTLPQLGIKVKLVDSSDPENFRKAITEKTKAVYAEVIGNPKIDVLDIEKVANIAHENGIPLIVDSTFATPYLCRPIEFGADIVIHSATKFIGGHGTSMGGIVVDGGKFNWANGKFPLLSEPDPSYHDLRYTEAVGPLAFIIRLRTQVLRDLGACLSPFNSFQFLIGLETLHLRLQRHTENAQKIAEYLAGHEQVTWVSYPGLANHPDHKLAQKYLPKGAGAILTFGIKGGLEAGRTFINSLKLFSLLANVGDAKSLVIHPASTTHSQLTPEQREAAGAPDNLVRLSLGIEDAADLIDDLEQALWKTK